One region of Mesobacillus boroniphilus genomic DNA includes:
- a CDS encoding hydroxymethylglutaryl-CoA lyase encodes MLQLPEKVEIIEVGPRDGLQNEKSFVPTEVKKEFIHSLKDAGIKEMELTSFVSPKWVPQMGDAAEIVADCLDSDTRNIVLAPNKKGIERVYMTGCKAVAVFVGVSNTFNQKNINKTTAESLAEVLPLIAELKSKDYFVRACISTAFYCPYEGKIDEDEVLALCGEFVEAGVDELSVADTIGMAAPHESFSLFSKLKNAYPDVLLTAHFHDTRMLALSNIFAALQAGITRYDTSAGGLGGCPFAPGAAGNAATEDVVYMLHRMGIETGVDLDMMLKAIEVIQPHISRPIESTYFKLNSVTV; translated from the coding sequence ATGCTGCAGCTTCCCGAGAAGGTTGAAATAATTGAAGTTGGCCCGAGAGACGGGCTTCAAAATGAAAAGAGCTTTGTTCCTACAGAAGTAAAAAAAGAATTTATCCATTCTTTAAAGGATGCCGGCATTAAAGAGATGGAGCTTACTTCCTTCGTCTCCCCTAAATGGGTTCCACAGATGGGAGATGCGGCTGAAATCGTGGCTGACTGCCTTGACAGCGACACGAGGAATATCGTCCTCGCTCCTAATAAAAAGGGGATTGAACGCGTTTATATGACTGGCTGCAAAGCCGTTGCTGTATTCGTCGGTGTCAGCAATACCTTTAACCAAAAAAATATCAACAAAACGACTGCCGAGAGCCTTGCCGAGGTTCTGCCATTGATTGCAGAGCTTAAGTCGAAGGATTATTTTGTGCGCGCATGCATCTCTACTGCCTTTTATTGTCCGTATGAAGGCAAGATTGATGAAGATGAAGTCCTTGCACTGTGCGGTGAATTCGTTGAGGCTGGGGTCGATGAACTGAGTGTCGCCGATACAATCGGCATGGCTGCACCGCATGAGTCCTTTTCTTTATTTTCCAAATTGAAGAATGCCTACCCAGACGTGCTGCTTACTGCGCATTTCCATGATACAAGAATGCTGGCCTTATCAAATATTTTTGCCGCTCTCCAAGCAGGAATTACTCGATACGACACTTCTGCCGGCGGCCTGGGCGGATGCCCGTTCGCTCCAGGTGCTGCAGGCAACGCTGCTACTGAGGATGTTGTCTATATGCTGCACAGGATGGGAATCGAAACTGGCGTAGACCTTGATATGATGCTCAAGGCCATTGAGGTGATCCAGCCTCATATCTCAAGACCTATTGAGAGCACCTATTTCAAGCTAAATTCTGTTACAGTCTAA
- a CDS encoding acetyl-CoA C-acetyltransferase — protein sequence MSKTEAVIVAAVRTAIGSFNGSLKNISAPDLGAAVIKDALKQAGVQPDQVDEIIMGNVLQAGLGQNPARQAAIKAGIPESASSMTINKVCGSGLKAVHLAAQAIIAGDAEVVVAGGMENMSQAPYLLKNAREGFKMGDQKLVDSMISDGLWCAFNDYHMGVTAENLCSKYDIGRGEQDEFAASSQEKAVKAIEEGKFKDEIVPIEIPQRKGDPVVFDTDEYPKKGSTAEKLGGLRPAFKKDGSVTAGNASGINDGAAALLVMSRAKAEELGLKPLVVIRANASAGVDPSIMGIGPVDAVKKALNKAGMTMEDMELVEANEAFAAQSLAVDRELRFNKEILNVNGGAIALGHPIGASGARILVTLIHEMKRRQAKKGLATLCIGGGQGVATVVELA from the coding sequence TTGAGCAAGACTGAAGCAGTCATCGTAGCTGCAGTAAGAACGGCAATCGGCAGCTTTAATGGAAGTTTGAAAAATATTTCCGCACCAGATCTCGGTGCCGCGGTAATTAAAGATGCCTTGAAGCAGGCAGGAGTCCAGCCCGATCAGGTGGATGAAATTATCATGGGGAACGTCCTCCAGGCAGGTCTTGGGCAAAATCCTGCAAGGCAGGCAGCAATTAAGGCGGGTATTCCTGAAAGCGCTTCCTCTATGACCATCAATAAAGTATGTGGGTCAGGCCTGAAGGCTGTTCATCTGGCAGCACAGGCGATTATCGCAGGAGATGCTGAGGTTGTCGTAGCCGGCGGAATGGAGAATATGAGCCAGGCGCCATACTTATTAAAAAACGCACGTGAAGGCTTCAAAATGGGTGACCAGAAGCTCGTCGACAGCATGATTTCGGACGGTCTTTGGTGTGCGTTCAATGACTATCATATGGGCGTGACGGCAGAAAATCTCTGCTCAAAATATGACATCGGCCGCGGGGAACAAGATGAATTTGCAGCATCCAGCCAGGAAAAAGCTGTAAAAGCGATTGAAGAAGGAAAGTTCAAGGATGAAATCGTACCGATTGAAATCCCGCAGCGAAAAGGAGATCCGGTTGTTTTTGATACGGATGAGTATCCGAAAAAAGGGTCAACAGCGGAAAAGCTTGGCGGGCTGCGTCCTGCATTCAAAAAGGATGGCAGCGTAACAGCAGGGAACGCGTCAGGAATCAATGATGGAGCAGCTGCTCTTCTTGTCATGAGCAGGGCAAAAGCTGAAGAGCTTGGCCTGAAACCACTTGTCGTTATCAGGGCAAATGCAAGTGCTGGTGTTGACCCAAGCATCATGGGCATCGGACCAGTTGATGCTGTTAAGAAGGCTTTGAATAAAGCGGGCATGACGATGGAAGATATGGAGCTGGTTGAGGCGAATGAAGCTTTTGCCGCACAGTCACTGGCCGTCGATCGTGAACTGAGATTCAACAAGGAAATCCTGAATGTGAATGGCGGAGCAATAGCGCTTGGTCATCCGATTGGAGCTAGCGGCGCGAGAATCCTTGTTACGCTGATCCATGAAATGAAGAGGAGACAAGCGAAGAAAGGCCTTGCCACACTTTGTATCGGAGGCGGACA
- a CDS encoding YolD-like family protein — translation MIRDRGRIKWTSMMLPEHVKMLRDWAQEDEYEKEKQLDEQQLEQLNETILEAMEYNRPLSITYYRQRKYELVIGKIHYWNELGQKLHIVDRFEEIHRIGISHIADVRLADEW, via the coding sequence ATGATTCGCGACCGAGGAAGAATTAAATGGACGTCAATGATGCTTCCAGAGCATGTCAAGATGTTGCGTGACTGGGCACAGGAGGACGAATATGAAAAGGAAAAGCAGCTGGATGAACAGCAGCTTGAACAATTGAATGAAACGATCCTCGAAGCGATGGAGTATAACCGCCCGCTCAGCATCACCTATTACAGGCAAAGGAAATATGAATTGGTGATTGGAAAAATCCATTATTGGAATGAACTTGGGCAGAAGCTCCATATTGTTGACAGATTCGAAGAAATCCATCGTATCGGGATTTCACACATTGCCGATGTCAGGCTTGCGGATGAATGGTAG
- a CDS encoding DNA polymerase thumb domain-containing protein, translating to MVDYIEMPQNKILCVDMKSFYASCAAVMLGLDPLDCYLAVVGNLDRPGSVVLAASPRLKKEFGIKTGSRKFEIPDDPRIIVVDPQMSTYLRISTEISRVFNRYVPKEAIHTYSVDESFIKVDGASKLWGDAASIAKKIKDDIEREFQLPCAIGIGPNMLMSKLCLDLDAKKKGIAEWTYDDVQTKLWKVSPLREMWGIGRRVEKTLNSMGIFTVGQLARYDLEKLEKKFGIMGNQLYWHAWGIDFSDIGAPIMEGQVSFGKSQILLRDYKEEEEIKHVILEMCEEVARRARSHGKAGRTISFGAGYSQDEFGGGFHRSRTIEDPTNITMDLYRVCLELFAENYTGKTVRSISISLGNLVTDSEFQLNLFEKNGWKKKELGYAMDRIRSRYGSSALLRAVSYTAAGTARHRAALVGGHKG from the coding sequence ATGGTCGATTACATCGAAATGCCGCAAAATAAAATTTTATGTGTGGATATGAAGAGTTTTTATGCGAGCTGTGCCGCCGTGATGCTTGGCCTTGATCCTCTTGACTGTTACCTGGCTGTCGTCGGGAATCTTGACCGCCCGGGAAGCGTTGTCCTCGCAGCCTCACCGCGTTTGAAAAAGGAGTTTGGCATCAAGACTGGGTCACGAAAATTTGAAATTCCCGATGATCCGCGAATTATTGTCGTTGATCCGCAAATGTCCACCTACCTGCGAATCTCCACAGAAATCTCCCGTGTATTCAATCGCTATGTCCCAAAGGAAGCAATCCATACCTACAGTGTCGACGAAAGCTTCATAAAAGTTGACGGAGCTTCGAAGCTTTGGGGAGACGCTGCTTCAATTGCAAAAAAAATCAAAGATGACATTGAGCGCGAATTCCAGCTTCCCTGTGCAATTGGAATCGGGCCGAACATGCTGATGTCAAAGCTCTGTCTTGACCTCGATGCAAAAAAGAAGGGCATTGCTGAATGGACCTATGATGATGTCCAGACGAAGCTGTGGAAAGTCTCGCCGCTAAGGGAAATGTGGGGGATCGGCCGCCGCGTTGAAAAAACATTGAACAGCATGGGGATTTTTACCGTCGGCCAGCTGGCCCGCTATGATCTTGAGAAACTGGAGAAAAAATTCGGCATCATGGGCAACCAGCTGTACTGGCATGCATGGGGAATCGATTTTTCGGATATCGGTGCCCCAATCATGGAAGGGCAGGTCAGCTTTGGGAAAAGCCAGATTCTGCTTCGCGATTATAAAGAAGAAGAGGAAATCAAGCATGTCATCCTCGAAATGTGCGAGGAAGTCGCTCGCAGGGCAAGAAGCCATGGAAAAGCAGGCCGAACCATAAGTTTTGGGGCTGGCTACAGCCAGGACGAATTCGGCGGAGGTTTCCACCGCTCAAGGACGATTGAGGATCCGACAAATATCACGATGGACCTGTATCGTGTCTGCCTCGAGCTTTTTGCCGAGAACTATACGGGAAAGACGGTGCGCAGCATCTCGATTTCACTCGGGAATCTCGTCACCGACAGCGAATTCCAATTGAATCTATTTGAAAAAAACGGCTGGAAAAAGAAAGAGCTTGGCTACGCAATGGACCGGATCCGCAGCCGATACGGCTCGTCAGCACTCTTAAGGGCGGTATCGTATACAGCAGCCGGAACAGCAAGGCATCGCGCCGCACTCGTTGGCGGGCATAAGGGTTGA
- a CDS encoding YqzH family protein encodes MDKKLIRKMVQKCFVQYRHDDTLPFGEAEFEEIYEKIVDLKKEEPEADLHDIINDAVYEFLAT; translated from the coding sequence ATGGATAAAAAACTCATTCGCAAGATGGTCCAGAAATGCTTCGTGCAGTACCGGCATGATGATACACTGCCGTTTGGCGAGGCGGAATTCGAAGAGATCTATGAAAAGATTGTGGACCTGAAAAAAGAGGAGCCTGAGGCGGATTTGCATGATATCATCAATGATGCCGTTTATGAATTTTTGGCTACGTAA
- a CDS encoding CDGSH iron-sulfur domain-containing protein produces MLILSKVTIKVNDNGSLRISGDVELLDGAGNKYETKPVFSLCRCGMSKNMPFCDASHKGKFESVVRAPQADETE; encoded by the coding sequence GTGCTTATTTTGTCAAAAGTAACGATAAAGGTGAATGATAATGGTTCATTAAGGATTTCCGGCGATGTTGAGCTGTTGGATGGTGCCGGCAATAAATATGAAACGAAACCTGTTTTCTCGCTTTGCCGCTGTGGCATGAGCAAAAACATGCCGTTCTGCGATGCTTCCCATAAAGGGAAATTCGAATCAGTCGTGCGTGCACCGCAAGCTGATGAAACGGAATAA
- a CDS encoding iron-sulfur cluster biosynthesis family protein, with protein sequence MKLKITEAASNKLQEKISGKQGYLKLKYDIDGCGCAVSGVAALWFESERYEEENKIETGGIPIYMEKSKEVFFDEEMTIDYKDTAGCFQLKSPNEYLNPRMSFYDKRRL encoded by the coding sequence ATGAAATTAAAAATCACTGAAGCAGCTTCAAACAAACTGCAAGAAAAAATTTCGGGAAAACAAGGGTATCTAAAATTAAAATATGATATAGACGGATGCGGCTGTGCAGTAAGTGGGGTAGCTGCCCTCTGGTTTGAAAGCGAACGATATGAGGAAGAAAACAAGATAGAAACAGGCGGGATTCCAATCTATATGGAAAAATCCAAGGAAGTCTTTTTTGATGAAGAGATGACGATTGATTATAAGGATACAGCAGGATGTTTCCAATTAAAGAGCCCGAATGAATATTTGAATCCAAGAATGAGCTTTTATGATAAAAGAAGGTTATGA
- a CDS encoding alpha/beta hydrolase, with translation MRRAFRVLFSFLFVLTSLGVFISNKVMFLKRKDDEEIFNRETKAGHLVPDEYDSLPKTEITIPSSFGYSLKAVLVEPHDTNRYIIITHGVTQSKTNSVKYMNLFLNRGFNAVIYDHRRHGESGGKTTSYGYYEKFDLKSVVDWLREEKGPDLLLGIHGESMGAATLLLYAGMIEDGADFYVADCPFSDFSEQLAYRIKEEVKFLPPKLLLPVASMFVRIRDKYSLSEVSPIAVIENIKNPILFIHSRKDDFILPSMTEALFEQKQGPKKLYMADNGLHAQSYSENREQYEKVLDEFLEEHVCADHGSTEVDH, from the coding sequence TTGAGAAGAGCATTCCGTGTGCTATTTTCTTTTTTGTTTGTCCTAACCTCGCTCGGGGTTTTTATATCCAATAAAGTCATGTTCTTAAAAAGGAAAGATGACGAAGAAATCTTCAACCGAGAAACGAAAGCCGGGCATCTGGTGCCTGATGAATATGATTCCCTGCCAAAAACGGAAATTACCATTCCTTCGTCCTTTGGTTACTCATTGAAAGCCGTCCTTGTTGAACCACATGACACAAACCGCTACATCATCATTACTCATGGGGTTACCCAGAGCAAGACGAATTCTGTGAAATACATGAATTTGTTTCTGAACAGGGGATTCAATGCGGTTATCTACGACCACCGCCGCCATGGGGAATCCGGCGGGAAGACCACAAGCTATGGATACTATGAGAAGTTCGACCTGAAATCGGTGGTAGACTGGCTGAGGGAGGAGAAGGGTCCGGATTTGCTTCTCGGAATCCATGGAGAGTCTATGGGAGCCGCTACCCTGCTCCTTTATGCAGGCATGATTGAGGACGGTGCGGACTTCTATGTGGCAGATTGCCCTTTCTCTGACTTCAGCGAACAGCTCGCTTACCGCATCAAGGAAGAGGTTAAGTTTTTGCCTCCAAAACTATTGCTGCCAGTCGCCAGCATGTTCGTTCGCATCCGTGATAAGTATTCTTTGAGCGAGGTATCCCCGATTGCGGTTATCGAAAATATCAAAAACCCGATTCTGTTCATCCATAGCCGCAAGGACGACTTCATCCTGCCATCTATGACCGAGGCCTTGTTTGAGCAGAAACAAGGGCCGAAGAAGCTATACATGGCCGATAACGGCCTTCATGCCCAATCCTACAGCGAAAACCGGGAACAATACGAGAAGGTGCTCGATGAATTTCTTGAGGAACATGTCTGTGCCGATCATGGAAGTACGGAAGTGGACCATTAA